From Vigna unguiculata cultivar IT97K-499-35 chromosome 5, ASM411807v1, whole genome shotgun sequence, the proteins below share one genomic window:
- the LOC114184626 gene encoding uncharacterized protein LOC114184626 has product MASQRRRRNANGADEIAEAIHRMVDAMQNPIPAQLRVAIAPVRVLTVEDFLRHKPVEFTGGATPDEADAWLRECEKIFGVMNCADEQKLAFAVYLLNNDAEYWWASIQQQMETKEEQVTWANFRIRFLEKYFPDTTKQDREAEFLALQQGNMSVQEYVNKFEHLARYYSQAIIEEWRCLKFEQGLKHELKKVITPLRERRFPVLVKQAKSAEYLEKGRNPAS; this is encoded by the coding sequence ATGGCATCTCAAAGGAGAAGGAGAAATGCTAATGGTGCTGATGAGATTGCAGAAGCCATTCATCGtatggtggatgcgatgcaaAATCCTATTCCAGCACAGCTGAGAGTGGCAATTGCACCAGTGAGGGTGCTGACAGTGGAGGATTTTCTGCGTCATAAGCCCGTAGAATTCACAGGTGGGGCCACTCCAGACGAAGCTGATGCGTGGCTTCGAGAGTGCGAAAAGATTTTTGGAGTAATGAATTGTGCTGACGAGCAGAAGCTGGCTTTTGCTGTGTACCTGCTGAATAATGATGCTGAATACTGGTGGGCaagcatacaacaacaaatgGAGACTAAGGAGGAGCAAGTGACATGGGCCAATTTCAGAATCCGTTTCTTAGAGAAATATTTTCCAGATACAACTAAGCAAGACAGGGAGGCGGAGTTCTTGGCCCTGCAACAAGGGAATATGTCGGTGCAAGAATACGTTAATAAATTCGAGCATCTAGCAAGGTACTATTCTCAAGCAATCATTGAAGAGTGGAGGTGCCTTAAGTTTGAGCAGGGACTCAAGCATGAACTGAAGAAGGTGATTACGCCTCTGAGAGAAAGAAGATTTCCAGTCTTGGTGAAACAAGCCAAGAGCGCAGAGTATCTAGAAAAAGGGCGAAATCCAGCAAGTTGA
- the LOC114184625 gene encoding uncharacterized protein LOC114184625, with product MPFGVTNAPAIFMDYILIYSKTREEHTDHLKVVLKILRDHQLYGKLSKFEFWLEEVQFLGHVISAKGIAVDPAKIKMVLKWERLKTVTKVRSFLGLAGYYRRFVEGFSKKVNPLTQLTRKDQPFLGLKSVRSVLRR from the coding sequence ATGCCATTTGGAGTAACAAATGCACCGgcaatattcatggattacatacTTATTTACTCAAAGACGAGAGAAGAGCACACTGATCATCTGAAGGTTGTATTGAAAATACTCAGAGATCACCAGTTGTACGGGAAGTTGTCCAAGTTTGAATTTTGGCTGGAAGAGGTACAATTTCTTGGACATGTTATCTCAGCCAAGGGTATAGCAGTGGACCCGGCTAAGATCAAGATGGTGCTCAAGTGGGAAAGGCTTAAGACAGTGACGAAGGTGAGGAGCTTCTTGGGCTTAGCAGGTTATTACAGGAGATTCGTGGAAGGGTTCTCAAAGAAGGTGAATCCATTGACACAACTTACAAGAAAAGATCAACCATTTCTTGGACTGAAAAGTGTGAGGAGTGTTTTGAGGAGATGA